In Anaerolineales bacterium, one DNA window encodes the following:
- a CDS encoding tRNA uridine(34) 5-carboxymethylaminomethyl modification radical SAM/GNAT enzyme Elp3 — MDKLFMEISEKRQRWRKINALTPQKLALAHHVLDEIREGNDVMRALRSHPLDEGGYLTKAALVAAYNQMVEAGTIEPDRVLLERIRMKPMRTLSGVTTVTVLTKPYPCPGKCIFCPTDVRMPKSYLPDEPGAMRALEHEFNPFTQVEARIRALKNLGHPTDKIELLILGGTWSSYRRDYQEWFIKRNFDAMNGIPHLEAAEGKIGEGELANAQTINETASHRNVGLVIETRPDEINPDELRWLRHLGVTKVQMGAQSFNDHILEINKRGHDVECTRNAAALLRAAGFKIVLHWMPNLLGATPESDREDFARMWEGFCPDEIKIYPNQLLANAELYEYWQRGEFQPYTTEALMELLVAIKPTIPRYCRVNRVIRDIPSNNVVEGNRRTSLRQDVHEEMKRRGTRCQCVRCREVKGKTVDLSSLKLNDQIYQAGKAEEHFISFDTTDDKLAGFIRLSLPSAESPATGISDLDGVALIREVHVYGQSLAVGAEKTGAAQHAGLGTRLLEEAERIAKQKGFGKLAVISAVGTRQYYIDRGFERGEYYLVKNI, encoded by the coding sequence ATGGATAAGCTGTTTATGGAAATTTCAGAAAAACGGCAACGCTGGAGGAAGATCAACGCTCTGACACCGCAGAAACTTGCGCTGGCACATCACGTGTTGGACGAGATCCGTGAAGGCAATGATGTGATGCGCGCGCTTCGCAGCCACCCACTGGACGAGGGCGGGTATCTCACCAAAGCTGCACTGGTGGCCGCCTATAACCAGATGGTGGAGGCCGGCACCATCGAACCTGACAGGGTTTTGTTGGAACGCATCCGCATGAAGCCCATGAGGACCCTCTCCGGCGTGACAACGGTCACGGTTCTGACCAAGCCGTATCCCTGCCCGGGCAAATGTATTTTTTGTCCAACCGATGTACGCATGCCCAAGAGCTATCTGCCTGATGAGCCCGGTGCGATGCGCGCGCTGGAGCATGAATTCAACCCGTTCACACAGGTGGAGGCGCGCATCCGCGCGCTGAAGAATTTGGGCCACCCCACCGACAAGATTGAGTTGCTCATCCTTGGCGGGACATGGTCGTCCTACCGTCGTGATTATCAGGAGTGGTTTATCAAGCGCAATTTCGACGCAATGAACGGCATCCCCCACCTCGAAGCTGCGGAAGGGAAAATCGGCGAGGGCGAACTCGCAAATGCGCAGACGATTAACGAAACAGCCTCCCACCGCAACGTGGGGCTGGTGATCGAAACGCGCCCCGACGAGATCAATCCTGATGAATTGCGCTGGCTGCGCCACCTCGGCGTGACAAAAGTGCAGATGGGCGCGCAGAGTTTCAACGACCACATTCTCGAAATCAACAAACGCGGCCATGATGTGGAATGCACGCGAAACGCGGCAGCACTGCTCCGCGCGGCGGGATTCAAGATCGTGCTGCATTGGATGCCCAACCTGCTCGGCGCAACGCCCGAATCAGACCGCGAAGATTTCGCGCGCATGTGGGAGGGTTTCTGTCCTGATGAAATCAAAATCTATCCAAATCAATTGCTGGCCAATGCGGAGTTGTACGAATACTGGCAGCGCGGCGAATTCCAGCCTTATACCACCGAGGCATTGATGGAACTGCTCGTCGCCATCAAACCCACCATCCCGCGCTACTGCCGCGTCAACCGCGTCATCCGTGACATTCCCTCGAACAACGTCGTGGAGGGCAACCGCCGCACCAGCCTGCGGCAGGATGTCCATGAAGAGATGAAGCGGCGCGGCACACGTTGTCAATGTGTGCGCTGTCGTGAAGTGAAAGGGAAGACCGTTGACCTATCGTCCCTAAAACTGAATGACCAAATCTATCAGGCTGGCAAAGCGGAGGAGCATTTCATTTCCTTCGACACAACGGATGACAAACTGGCGGGCTTCATCCGCCTCTCGCTCCCTTCGGCAGAATCCCCTGCCACGGGCATTTCCGACCTCGATGGCGTTGCGCTCATCCGTGAAGTGCATGTCTATGGGCAGTCACTCGCTGTCGGCGCGGAAAAAACAGGCGCGGCACAGCATGCTGGCCTGGGCACGCGCCTGCTCGAAGAAGCGGAACGGATCGCAAAGCAAAAAGGATTTGGGAAACTGGCCGTAATATCCGCTGTAGGAACGCGTCAATACTATATCGACCGCGGCTTCGAACGCGGGGAATATTATCTGGTGAAAAACATTTGA
- a CDS encoding class I SAM-dependent methyltransferase, with translation MNPDITDRLLAINREFYNRFGDSFSATRRRLQPGVKKMLASIQDAESVLDLGCGNGHFLRELGRRGHKAALLGVDFSLPLLRDAESSPGVEFRELDLTKLSALLHHISTDGGWSVITMFAVLHHIPAHEIRLDILRCVRSCLRPDGRFILSNWQFMNSDKLKSRIQPWGRVGLSDDDVDEGDYLLDWRSGGEGLRYTHHFSAEELLGLAEQAGMRVSASFLSDGENGRLGLYQVWSNL, from the coding sequence ATGAATCCAGATATAACCGACCGCCTCCTTGCGATAAACCGTGAATTTTACAACCGCTTCGGCGATTCCTTTTCCGCCACGCGCCGGCGTCTGCAGCCCGGTGTAAAGAAAATGCTTGCCTCCATTCAGGATGCTGAATCCGTTTTGGATCTGGGATGTGGGAACGGGCATTTCCTGCGCGAGTTGGGCAGGCGTGGTCATAAGGCGGCGCTTCTCGGCGTGGACTTCAGCCTGCCCCTGCTGCGAGACGCAGAATCCAGTCCCGGGGTTGAGTTCCGCGAGCTTGATCTGACGAAACTTTCAGCATTACTGCATCACATTTCAACAGATGGCGGATGGTCGGTCATAACGATGTTCGCCGTCCTTCATCATATTCCTGCGCATGAAATCCGCCTGGATATTTTGCGGTGTGTGAGATCATGCTTGAGACCGGATGGAAGATTTATCCTGTCCAACTGGCAGTTCATGAACAGCGATAAATTGAAATCCAGAATCCAACCCTGGGGCAGGGTCGGGCTTTCGGATGACGATGTGGACGAAGGGGATTATTTGCTGGACTGGCGAAGCGGGGGTGAGGGACTGCGGTACACGCACCATTTTTCAGCGGAGGAACTGCTTGGGCTGGCTGAACAGGCTGGGATGCGCGTGAGCGCGTCCTTTTTATCTGACGGGGAAAACGGCCGGCTTGGGCTTTATCAGGTCTGGTCAAATCTTTAA
- the era gene encoding GTPase Era — protein MTHRSGFIAIIGRPNVGKSTLLNALLGQKIAAVSPRPQTTRKKQLGILTLENAQLIFVDTPGLHNAKHKLGEFLNQEAQEALDGVDLILWLVDASTQPTEEDTNISSLLKGVSRRTPLMLVLNKMDMLKPDDESARVEAYAQLAGDAIVLKISAAKRLGIGELLETLIQAVPEREADYPGEQITDLYEREIAGDLIREACLIQLRDEVPHGMAVRIDEFKERENGMVYIAATVFVERESQKGIVIGESGKMLKSIGSAARKEIEAMGGRRAFLELRVKASKDWRNDPNALRLLGYGRKK, from the coding sequence ATGACCCATCGTTCAGGCTTCATCGCCATCATCGGACGCCCCAACGTCGGCAAGTCCACTTTATTGAATGCATTGCTGGGTCAAAAGATCGCGGCGGTCTCTCCCCGTCCACAGACCACGCGCAAAAAACAGCTGGGCATTCTCACACTCGAAAACGCACAGCTCATTTTTGTGGATACGCCCGGCCTGCACAACGCCAAACACAAACTCGGCGAATTTCTGAATCAGGAGGCGCAGGAGGCCCTGGACGGCGTGGATCTGATCCTCTGGCTGGTGGACGCTTCGACTCAGCCCACCGAGGAGGACACGAACATCTCCTCCCTGCTCAAAGGCGTTTCGCGTCGGACCCCGCTCATGCTGGTTCTGAACAAAATGGACATGCTCAAACCCGACGACGAATCCGCGCGGGTGGAGGCATATGCCCAACTGGCTGGAGATGCAATCGTACTGAAGATCTCCGCGGCAAAACGCCTGGGAATTGGCGAACTGCTCGAAACGTTGATTCAAGCCGTCCCTGAGAGAGAGGCGGATTATCCCGGGGAGCAGATCACCGATCTATATGAACGCGAGATCGCAGGGGATTTGATCCGCGAAGCCTGTCTCATCCAGTTGCGCGATGAAGTGCCGCATGGCATGGCAGTCCGCATCGACGAGTTCAAGGAGCGTGAGAACGGCATGGTGTACATCGCCGCGACGGTTTTTGTGGAGCGTGAATCGCAAAAGGGAATCGTGATCGGCGAAAGCGGGAAGATGTTGAAATCCATTGGTTCCGCGGCGCGCAAAGAGATCGAAGCGATGGGCGGGCGCAGGGCCTTTTTGGAACTGCGCGTAAAGGCATCAAAGGATTGGCGCAACGACCCAAATGCGTTGAGGCTGCTTGGGTACGGGAGGAAGAAATAA
- a CDS encoding NAD(P)/FAD-dependent oxidoreductase encodes MKIAIIGAGYGGMAAAWDLKKAGHDVTIFESANYAGGLASGFKEPHWDWSVEKFYHHWFQSDSEMLGLIRELGLEDKVIFPRPYTVMLYKGRWHPFDSILHALLFPGLGFGLNKIRFGFVGLFLRLTKNWRALEKVTAHEWMMKYAGRQVYEQMWQPLLIGKFASYYKDVNMAWLWARMHARTTRLGTFEGGFQKFADLFAEKLRGQGAEIRLGAGIKSIKQDQASRSLSVDGESFDKVLVTTSPNLLAKLCPSLPESYLKGLLELKSMGAVVMTLSLKHQLSKEKYYWFNVPKEQGYPFLALVEHTNFVSSEHFGGDHIVYAGDYLELGHEYFSMSDEELLERFIPAFQKFNPEFKREWIKKVWVHRTNYAQPVPLVGHSKNIPAIQTPIEGLYFASMSQVYPWDRGTNFAVEIGRRAARLIQG; translated from the coding sequence ATGAAAATCGCAATCATTGGAGCAGGATATGGCGGCATGGCAGCCGCGTGGGATTTGAAAAAGGCGGGACATGACGTGACCATTTTCGAGTCCGCGAATTATGCGGGCGGGCTGGCGAGCGGATTCAAAGAACCGCATTGGGACTGGTCGGTGGAGAAGTTCTATCATCACTGGTTCCAGTCGGACAGCGAAATGCTTGGGTTGATCCGCGAGTTGGGCTTGGAGGACAAGGTCATCTTTCCGCGCCCGTACACGGTGATGCTGTACAAAGGGAGGTGGCATCCGTTCGATTCGATATTGCACGCGCTTCTCTTTCCCGGACTTGGATTTGGTCTGAACAAGATCAGGTTTGGATTCGTCGGGTTGTTTCTGCGCCTGACGAAGAACTGGCGCGCACTGGAAAAGGTCACCGCCCACGAGTGGATGATGAAATATGCGGGCAGGCAGGTCTACGAGCAGATGTGGCAGCCGCTGTTGATCGGGAAGTTCGCTTCGTATTATAAGGACGTCAACATGGCGTGGTTGTGGGCGCGGATGCACGCGCGGACGACGCGTCTCGGTACGTTCGAGGGCGGCTTCCAAAAGTTCGCGGATCTGTTCGCGGAGAAACTGCGCGGGCAGGGTGCCGAGATTCGGCTGGGGGCGGGGATCAAGTCCATTAAGCAGGATCAGGCGTCCCGAAGTCTGAGTGTGGACGGAGAATCCTTCGACAAGGTTCTGGTCACCACGTCGCCGAATCTGCTGGCGAAGTTATGTCCGAGTCTGCCCGAATCCTATTTGAAGGGACTGCTCGAGTTGAAGTCGATGGGTGCGGTGGTGATGACGCTTTCGCTCAAGCATCAACTTTCGAAGGAGAAGTATTACTGGTTCAACGTGCCGAAGGAGCAGGGCTACCCGTTTTTGGCGCTGGTGGAGCATACGAATTTTGTGTCGAGCGAACATTTCGGCGGCGACCATATCGTGTACGCGGGCGATTATCTGGAATTGGGGCACGAGTATTTTTCGATGAGCGACGAGGAACTGCTCGAACGCTTCATCCCCGCCTTTCAAAAGTTCAACCCCGAGTTCAAGCGCGAGTGGATAAAAAAGGTGTGGGTGCATAGGACCAATTACGCCCAGCCCGTGCCGCTGGTGGGACATTCGAAGAACATCCCCGCCATCCAGACGCCGATCGAGGGGTTGTACTTCGCTTCGATGAGCCAGGTCTACCCGTGGGACCGCGGGACGAATTTCGCGGTGGAGATCGGGAGACGTGCGGCACGATTAATACAAGGATGA
- a CDS encoding phage Gp37/Gp68 family protein codes for MAQSKIEWTESTWNPLTGCTKISPGCKHCYAERMAKRLHAMGQPNYANGFKLTMHPQALEKPLEWKTPQVIFVNSMSDLFHKDVPLEFVQSVFDVMKRAHWHQFQVLTKRSERLLELSPQLEWTENIWMGVSVENADYTFRIDHLRKTGAKIKFLSVEPLLGPIPKMNLKGINWVIVGGESGPGARPLEREWVVDIKNQCVRAKVPFFFKQWGGVQKKKAGRLLDGKTWDQMPKKMSLARA; via the coding sequence ATGGCTCAATCTAAAATCGAGTGGACCGAATCGACGTGGAATCCGCTCACGGGCTGTACGAAGATCAGCCCTGGTTGCAAGCATTGTTATGCAGAACGCATGGCAAAACGTCTGCACGCCATGGGGCAGCCGAATTATGCAAACGGCTTCAAATTAACCATGCATCCGCAGGCGCTCGAAAAGCCTTTGGAATGGAAAACTCCGCAGGTTATCTTTGTCAATTCCATGAGCGACTTGTTCCACAAGGATGTGCCGCTGGAATTCGTCCAGAGCGTGTTCGATGTGATGAAACGCGCACACTGGCATCAATTTCAGGTCTTAACCAAACGTTCCGAGCGGTTGCTGGAACTCAGTCCGCAACTGGAGTGGACGGAAAATATCTGGATGGGTGTCAGCGTTGAAAACGCCGATTACACATTCCGAATTGACCATCTGCGAAAAACGGGCGCGAAAATCAAGTTTTTATCGGTCGAGCCGCTTTTGGGTCCCATTCCAAAAATGAATTTGAAGGGAATCAACTGGGTCATTGTCGGCGGCGAATCGGGTCCTGGGGCGCGTCCGCTCGAAAGGGAATGGGTGGTGGATATAAAGAATCAATGTGTAAGAGCAAAAGTCCCATTTTTCTTCAAGCAATGGGGCGGCGTTCAAAAGAAGAAAGCGGGCAGACTGTTGGATGGCAAAACGTGGGATCAAATGCCAAAGAAGATGAGCTTGGCAAGAGCGTAA
- a CDS encoding lysylphosphatidylglycerol synthase transmembrane domain-containing protein translates to MKKWHLWLGVFISIVFLWVALRGLHLEDFWKAVRQADYIWLLPGIFVYFIGVWIRAWRWHYLLGPIKKIPTKTMFPVTVIGYMGNNIYPARAGEVLRAVILKRREGVPVSASLATIIVERIFDGVVMLAFIFVNLTELAKLTGASGFVGNIQEVALYGTGIFIGALAVFLLAAMFPQVTAKFGLGMIERLTPKRLHEKITGIMHKFLDGLASLRSPFNVLMVFFTSVIIWLLETVKYWFVMHAFDFEVSFFALMLLNGIVNLATTIPSAPGYIGTWEAVTKAVLVAYLVQPDVALAYAVVLHVALWLPVTGLGGYYLAREGIKWSDTLRTEMEK, encoded by the coding sequence ATGAAAAAATGGCATTTATGGCTTGGGGTGTTCATCAGCATCGTTTTCCTGTGGGTCGCCCTGCGCGGGCTTCATCTTGAAGATTTCTGGAAGGCGGTTCGTCAGGCAGATTATATCTGGCTCCTGCCAGGTATTTTTGTGTATTTCATCGGCGTGTGGATCCGGGCGTGGCGCTGGCATTACCTGCTGGGACCGATCAAGAAAATCCCCACGAAGACCATGTTTCCTGTCACTGTCATCGGCTACATGGGCAACAATATTTATCCCGCCCGCGCGGGGGAGGTGCTGCGGGCCGTCATCCTGAAGCGCAGGGAGGGCGTGCCCGTGTCCGCTTCGCTGGCAACCATCATCGTCGAACGCATCTTCGATGGCGTGGTCATGCTGGCGTTCATCTTCGTCAACCTGACCGAGCTGGCAAAACTCACGGGCGCATCCGGCTTCGTGGGCAACATCCAGGAAGTGGCGCTCTACGGCACAGGGATTTTCATCGGCGCGCTGGCTGTCTTTTTGCTGGCGGCGATGTTCCCGCAAGTGACTGCAAAATTCGGCTTGGGGATGATCGAGCGGCTTACTCCAAAACGCCTGCATGAAAAGATAACGGGCATCATGCACAAATTTCTGGACGGACTCGCCTCGCTGCGCTCCCCCTTCAACGTGTTGATGGTCTTTTTCACATCGGTCATCATCTGGCTGTTGGAGACGGTCAAATACTGGTTCGTGATGCATGCCTTTGATTTCGAGGTATCGTTTTTCGCATTAATGCTTCTGAACGGCATCGTCAACCTCGCCACCACCATCCCATCCGCGCCGGGCTACATCGGCACATGGGAAGCCGTGACAAAAGCGGTTCTGGTTGCCTATCTGGTCCAACCGGATGTTGCGCTTGCCTATGCAGTGGTGTTGCACGTGGCGCTCTGGCTGCCGGTCACCGGTTTGGGAGGGTATTATCTGGCGCGCGAGGGCATCAAGTGGAGTGATACACTCAGAACGGAAATGGAGAAATAA
- a CDS encoding sulfatase produces MKNNTMRFLGVVIIPLLIVLGGFSCSGQQIDPDNPPPNIIFILTDDMDYPLLPYMEQTNRLIAQEGAAFTNYFVTSSACCPSRASTFRGQYPHNTGVLENSPGFEQFHENGNNKSTIATWLKSAGYRTSFMGKFMNLYPAGVKRTYVPPGWTDWHAFVTSERKAADFYTSYILSENGKLVDYNEDEDDYSTDVLKNRAVEFINKSVEAHAPFFLFIAPYAPHGPSTPAARHANLYLDLKYPQSASFHEEDISDKPQIIQDIRRTGGLFEVKEADEFFIKRVQTMLAVDEMVAELVQLLDDNGQLDNTYIFFTSDNGYHMGEHSLPSGKMLPYEEDILVPFLVRGPGIPSNTTITQMTANIDIAPTIAELAGAQSADFVDGRSFVHFLNGQPADDLQWRSALLIETGDLDRESPVVAYRGIRAENFIYLEYENGEIEFYDLIADPHQLENSANDLDAETLAILHSWLEELKACQADSCRNAEMTVPDNIKY; encoded by the coding sequence ATGAAAAATAATACTATGCGGTTTCTCGGTGTCGTTATTATTCCACTTCTCATTGTCTTGGGTGGATTTTCCTGCAGTGGGCAGCAGATCGACCCGGATAACCCGCCGCCCAATATCATTTTCATCCTGACCGATGACATGGATTATCCCCTGCTGCCGTATATGGAACAAACGAACCGCTTGATCGCACAGGAAGGGGCCGCCTTTACAAATTATTTTGTGACATCATCTGCATGCTGTCCTTCACGCGCGTCCACGTTCCGCGGACAGTATCCCCACAACACGGGTGTGCTTGAGAATTCCCCCGGGTTCGAACAGTTCCATGAAAACGGAAACAATAAAAGCACCATCGCAACCTGGCTGAAAAGTGCGGGATACCGCACATCGTTCATGGGGAAATTCATGAACCTGTACCCTGCCGGGGTCAAGCGGACCTACGTCCCGCCCGGCTGGACCGACTGGCATGCCTTTGTGACCAGTGAAAGGAAAGCCGCTGATTTTTACACAAGTTACATCTTGAGCGAGAATGGAAAACTGGTCGATTATAACGAGGATGAGGATGATTACAGTACGGATGTACTAAAGAACAGAGCCGTCGAGTTCATCAACAAAAGCGTAGAGGCGCACGCGCCGTTTTTTCTATTCATTGCCCCCTATGCGCCGCACGGACCGAGCACCCCGGCGGCCCGCCACGCGAACCTTTACCTTGACCTGAAATACCCTCAAAGCGCATCATTCCATGAAGAGGACATTTCCGACAAACCGCAGATCATCCAGGATATAAGACGAACGGGCGGGTTGTTTGAGGTCAAGGAGGCGGACGAGTTTTTTATCAAACGGGTGCAAACCATGCTGGCAGTGGATGAAATGGTGGCGGAGCTGGTTCAACTACTGGATGACAACGGGCAATTGGACAATACGTATATTTTCTTTACTTCAGACAATGGATATCACATGGGCGAGCACAGCCTGCCATCCGGAAAGATGCTGCCCTACGAGGAGGATATTCTCGTCCCGTTTCTGGTCCGCGGACCGGGCATCCCTTCGAATACCACCATCACACAGATGACCGCGAACATTGATATCGCGCCGACGATCGCCGAACTGGCCGGCGCACAGTCCGCTGACTTCGTGGACGGGCGTTCCTTTGTCCACTTTTTGAACGGCCAGCCAGCCGATGACCTGCAATGGCGCAGCGCTCTGCTGATCGAAACCGGTGACCTGGACAGGGAATCCCCGGTGGTCGCCTATCGGGGGATCCGGGCTGAAAATTTCATCTATTTGGAATATGAAAATGGCGAGATCGAATTTTACGACCTTATCGCCGATCCGCACCAACTGGAGAATAGTGCCAACGATCTCGATGCGGAAACGCTTGCGATCCTGCATTCGTGGCTGGAGGAGTTGAAAGCCTGCCAAGCGGATTCATGCAGGAACGCTGAAATGACCGTGCCGGACAATATCAAGTATTAA
- a CDS encoding YitT family protein, protein MKQYWKASRDFILIAIAALIQATSLRIFYVPANLASGGVSGIAQLINHFTGWPIGLMVLIGNVPLFLLGWRFLGGRRFILRTAFAILAYSLLTDLILRTPLFAPDGAATALIDDLKGDIFLNSLYGAIVSGIGYGLVYRARGTSGGSDILARILNHWRGVSMTQSYLMVDTLVILSAGFIFGWKQALYAMITLYVSGLVAETVLEGGTTSRTVMIVTNQAREISMRVLEDMQRGVTFLQGTGAYTGTPRPVLYCVISRSEVVTLKTIVNEIDPEAFMVIGVAHEALGEGFMPLKGR, encoded by the coding sequence ATGAAACAATACTGGAAAGCCAGCCGGGATTTTATTCTGATTGCCATCGCGGCGTTGATACAGGCGACCAGCCTGCGGATCTTCTACGTCCCTGCCAACCTGGCGTCGGGAGGCGTGAGCGGCATCGCGCAGTTGATCAACCACTTTACGGGCTGGCCCATCGGCTTGATGGTCTTGATCGGCAACGTGCCGCTCTTCCTGCTCGGCTGGCGTTTCCTCGGCGGACGCCGTTTTATCCTGCGGACTGCGTTCGCGATCCTTGCCTATTCCCTGCTTACGGACCTGATCCTGCGCACGCCCTTGTTCGCCCCCGACGGCGCGGCGACCGCATTGATCGACGACTTGAAGGGCGATATTTTCCTTAACTCCTTGTATGGTGCCATTGTCAGCGGCATCGGGTATGGACTGGTCTATCGTGCGCGCGGCACGAGCGGCGGTTCGGATATCCTGGCGCGCATCCTCAATCACTGGCGCGGCGTATCGATGACGCAGAGTTATCTCATGGTGGATACGCTCGTCATCCTTTCGGCGGGATTTATCTTTGGCTGGAAACAGGCCCTGTATGCCATGATCACGCTTTACGTCAGTGGGCTGGTGGCGGAGACGGTTCTCGAAGGCGGGACGACCAGCCGCACAGTGATGATCGTGACCAATCAGGCAAGGGAAATCTCAATGCGCGTGTTGGAAGATATGCAGCGCGGCGTGACCTTTCTACAGGGCACAGGCGCCTACACCGGCACCCCGCGCCCCGTGCTATATTGCGTGATCTCGCGCTCCGAGGTTGTAACATTGAAAACCATCGTTAATGAGATCGACCCCGAAGCCTTTATGGTCATCGGGGTTGCACATGAAGCCCTGGGGGAGGGGTTCATGCCGTTGAAGGGAAGATGA
- a CDS encoding DMT family transporter, with protein sequence MKPKHWVVFITLGIIWSSSFLWIKIGVQEIGPMALTAFRMLFGVLTAIAISVHQRLSIPRDLKTWGIFAILGPASLAIPIFLISWGEQTIDSAVASILNATVPLFTLLMAHFWIQDDKITFQKTLGLLIGFTGVMVLMSKDLLASEHVSVVGQSAVILASLFYAGSAVAIRKYTQNINNTMRGVGLLMTSTILMWVVGPIAERPFEIPALPITWIAILWLGIFGSGLAMIMLYYLIHEIGPTRTTLVTYLFPVGGVILGVLFLKEQLSWQLIAGTVLIIASLAVVNYKKKTA encoded by the coding sequence ATGAAACCAAAACACTGGGTCGTCTTCATTACTTTAGGAATCATCTGGAGTTCATCCTTCCTGTGGATCAAGATCGGCGTGCAGGAGATCGGACCGATGGCGCTGACCGCCTTTCGCATGCTATTCGGCGTGCTGACCGCGATCGCCATCTCAGTCCATCAACGCCTGTCCATCCCCCGTGACCTGAAAACCTGGGGCATCTTCGCCATCCTTGGTCCTGCCAGCCTTGCCATTCCCATCTTCCTCATCTCGTGGGGCGAGCAGACCATCGACTCGGCTGTCGCATCCATCCTCAACGCCACCGTCCCGTTGTTCACCCTGCTCATGGCACACTTCTGGATTCAGGATGACAAAATCACATTCCAAAAAACGCTTGGTTTGCTTATCGGTTTTACAGGTGTGATGGTCTTGATGAGCAAAGACCTGCTGGCCAGCGAACATGTCTCGGTCGTTGGGCAATCCGCCGTCATCCTTGCATCGCTCTTTTATGCAGGCAGCGCCGTCGCCATACGAAAGTACACCCAGAACATAAACAATACCATGCGCGGCGTCGGCCTGCTGATGACATCCACAATCCTGATGTGGGTCGTCGGACCCATCGCCGAACGTCCGTTTGAAATCCCAGCGCTGCCCATCACATGGATCGCCATACTTTGGCTGGGCATTTTCGGTTCCGGGCTGGCGATGATCATGCTTTACTATTTGATCCACGAGATCGGTCCCACCCGCACAACATTGGTTACCTATCTGTTCCCGGTCGGCGGTGTCATCCTCGGCGTGCTCTTCCTCAAGGAACAATTATCCTGGCAACTGATTGCAGGGACAGTCCTCATCATTGCCAGCCTTGCCGTCGTCAACTACAAGAAGAAAACCGCATGA